Proteins from a genomic interval of Streptomyces sp. NBC_00820:
- a CDS encoding MaoC family dehydratase — translation MTAKIAYDDVEVGTELPAQTFPVTRATLVRYAGASGDFNPIHWNEKFAKEVGLPDVIAHGMFTMAEAIRVVTDWTGDPGAVVEYGVRFTKPVVVPNDDQGAVVEVSGKVAAKLDDNTVRVDLTATSGGQKVLGMSRAVVRLA, via the coding sequence ATGACGGCGAAGATCGCGTACGACGACGTCGAGGTGGGCACCGAACTCCCGGCGCAGACCTTCCCCGTGACCCGCGCCACGCTGGTGCGCTACGCGGGTGCCTCCGGGGACTTCAACCCCATCCACTGGAACGAGAAGTTCGCCAAGGAGGTGGGCCTGCCGGACGTCATCGCGCACGGCATGTTCACCATGGCCGAGGCGATCCGCGTGGTCACCGACTGGACCGGTGACCCGGGCGCGGTCGTGGAGTACGGCGTCCGCTTCACCAAGCCGGTCGTCGTGCCCAACGACGACCAGGGCGCCGTCGTCGAGGTCAGCGGCAAGGTCGCCGCCAAGCTCGACGACAACACCGTGCGCGTGGACCTGACCGCGACGAGCGGCGGCCAGAAGGTGCTGGGCATGTCCCGCGCGGTCGTACGACTGGCCTGA